One window of the Rhipicephalus sanguineus isolate Rsan-2018 chromosome 2, BIME_Rsan_1.4, whole genome shotgun sequence genome contains the following:
- the LOC119381989 gene encoding apical endosomal glycoprotein-like: MGECDVLTDGKATQPDAPRDGALLTSPEWSGQNQPQCLEFWYEYGGTTDPTLQVEVKADGKSEVAWQLPSHPSKVWMLARAQISQDKTFQVIFRAKFGKDLYQFVGLDNVVLRPEPCVHTAECDFNDGLCGYVNQFRGNFQWLVGTGRYEQPKLQPAVPREKDTPPFAYLDLTTGTSDTFSPVINSMKRNSNTVRLLSPLFDVTNENTQLAIRYYRRGPDVMTANVSVTCYGKASDKTQPQVQSSTEMGEVSQWTTLKVPVKQGSACQLALIVTRGQGTNGTIAISSVNVESLAPALTS; this comes from the exons ATGGGAGAATGCGACGTTCTTACGGACGGAAAAG CCACGCAACCCGACGCACCACGTGATGGCGCCTTGCTCACTAGTCCCGAGTGGTCAGGACAAAACCAACCTCAGTGCCTGGAGTTCTGGTACGAGTACGGTGGAACGACTGACCCAACCTTACAG GTGGAAGTTAAAGCGGATGGGAAGAGTGAAGTTGCGTGGCAGCTGCCGTCGCACCCCAGCAAAGTCTGGATGCTTGCGCGAGCACAGATCTCTCAGGATAAAACATTCCAG GTGATATTCCGAGCGAAATTTGGAAAGGATCTTTATCAATTCGTCGGACTGGACAATGTCGTCCTGCGGCCGGAGCCTTGCGTCCACACCGCCGAGTGCGACTTCAACGACGGCCTTTGCGGCTACGTTAACCAATTCCGAGGAAACTTCCAGTGGCTCGTAGGAACCGGACGGTATGAGCAACCTAAACTTCAACCAGCAGTGCCTCGCGAAAAGG ATACACCTCCATTTGCCTACCTTGACTTGACCACGGGTACATCGGACACATTTAGTCCGGTTATAAACAGCATGAAACGAAATTCCAATACTGTCCGGCTTCTTAGCCCTCTGTTTGACGTCACCAACGAGAACACCCAGCTGGCCATACGGTACTACAGGCGAGGACCAG ATGTAATGACGGCCAATGTCTCAGTTACCTGTTACGGAAAAGCCTCCGACAAGACCCAACCTCAGGTGCAGTCCTCCACTGAAATGGGCGAAGTGTCACAGTGGACAACACTGAAAGTCCCAGTCAAGCAGGGCTCTGCTTGTCAGCTAGCACTGATTGTGACTCGAGGCCAAGGCACTAATGGCACGATCGCCATCTCATCCGTAAATGTCGAATCCTTGGCGCCAG CTCTCACATCCTGA